In Thermodesulfobacteriota bacterium, the genomic window CCCACTACACGCACATGGTCGTCCGCAAGGGAGTCAAGCGCGAGCTCGAAGATACGCTCAAGGAGGACGGTCACTATATCAATACATCGAGGTACGCGAAACAGCTCGACGAGTACTATAAGAGATTCCCTCCGGAGGACATCCTCCTTTTGAACTTCGAAGATCTCAAGGCGAACCCCGACGAGCTTATGCGCCGTGTCTGTCGGTTTCTCTCCATAGACCCGTCATTCAACTTCCGGCGCACGGGTAAAGTCTTGAACAAGAACAAGGGGAGGTACTTGAGTCCGCGGATTAACAGGCTCCTTAAGGCTGCACCGGCTATCCGCCACCTGACGGCCCTTGTCCCCTCCGTGTTTAAGAAGCCCGTAAAGGAAAGGATAGGCAAGCTGGAAGACAACTTTAAATTTACCCCGGAGCAGAGGGCCCTGGCCGAGAGCTACCTGGCCGACGACTTGAGGAGGCTGGCCGGGGAATACGGGATCGATCTGTCGAGCTGGGGGATTAAGCTTTAGGGACAGACCCGGAGAGAGATGCGTCTAAGCGACCTAATAGTTCAATCCGCAAGCGCCGCGCTCGACATCCAGCGCGAGGACGGGTCGTTCCCGCCCGGACACAACGGGCCGTACCACGACTCCGAAACGCCGGTACGCAACACCGCGCACTGGCTGGTTACGCTCTTAAAGGCCCACGAACTTTCCGGCGGGGACGCGTTCGTGGGTTCGGCGAGGCGCGCGGCGGAGTATCTGGCGTCGCCGGAGGCGCGTCCCATGGGTGCGACCTTCCACTGCCGCACCAACCCCGAAATGGACTCCTGTAACGGTCTCGTGGGCCAGGCCTGGGTAATAGAGGCGCTCGCGGCCGCCGGAAGCCGCCTTGGGGAGCGCGGGTACTCGGAGCTTGCCGAAGAGGTCTTCCTGCTGCACCCCTTCAACGAAGGGCGGGGGCTCTGGACGGTCGTGAACATGGACGGGAGCAAGGCTAACGCCATAAAGGCCTTCAACCAGCATCTCTGGCTGGCCGCCGCCGCTTCCCTGATAGACGGGAAAAAGGATGAATTGATAAAGGAACGCGTCAATAGATTCATGGACCTCCTGCCGGAAAACCTCTCGCTCAGAAGGAGCGGAAGGATAGTCCATAACATGGAGTCCGGAAGACAGGAGCGCAAATATCTTTACAGAAGGCTATTTCGGACCGGACCCGAAAAGCCCCGTCCAATCGGACGCGGCAAGGAGACGGGCTACCACGCCTTCAACCTCTACGCGTTCGCCATCTTGAAGGAGTACCTCCCCGACCACCCGTTCTGGAGCAGCAAAAAGTTTGCGAGGGCCCTGGGCTTTGTGAACCGCACGGAGTTCATCGACCGCCTGGAGGGGGACGAGTACGGCTTCGGCTACAACCCGGTAGGCTTCGAGGTGGC contains:
- a CDS encoding sulfotransferase, which gives rise to MEKKKTGRKFVLIIGAMKSGTTSLFGYLSEHPEIARCKRKEPNFFSGPDWRRGYGWYERLWGSGVPEGKLLLEASTFYTKVPQFPNAAERIAATDAEFKFIYIMRNPIDRIESHYTHMVVRKGVKRELEDTLKEDGHYINTSRYAKQLDEYYKRFPPEDILLLNFEDLKANPDELMRRVCRFLSIDPSFNFRRTGKVLNKNKGRYLSPRINRLLKAAPAIRHLTALVPSVFKKPVKERIGKLEDNFKFTPEQRALAESYLADDLRRLAGEYGIDLSSWGIKL
- a CDS encoding agl cluster protein AglQ encodes the protein MRLSDLIVQSASAALDIQREDGSFPPGHNGPYHDSETPVRNTAHWLVTLLKAHELSGGDAFVGSARRAAEYLASPEARPMGATFHCRTNPEMDSCNGLVGQAWVIEALAAAGSRLGERGYSELAEEVFLLHPFNEGRGLWTVVNMDGSKANAIKAFNQHLWLAAAASLIDGKKDELIKERVNRFMDLLPENLSLRRSGRIVHNMESGRQERKYLYRRLFRTGPEKPRPIGRGKETGYHAFNLYAFAILKEYLPDHPFWSSKKFARALGFVNRTEFIDRLEGDEYGFGYNPVGFEVACAAQVFPSFFASERGASWWVNEQLRRCYYPGEKMMSRTGADGLTLAARLYECTRLEDMEVEL